A single genomic interval of Halosegnis longus harbors:
- a CDS encoding McrB family protein — translation MNAEQQEHLLDAWDAFAEESEYIDGDGNKRDFKAPKSAREKRLNAITELLERFRNGSLSMDGFRGKIDTESRRIDYWGFSGGSQMFFNQLVNAAETTGTVDQTTSMLRDVVEPPATPTVASEQIERLCEHLELFRDTFDDANKRPSAGYVPMFLSWLWHVQAPNTVPAYYKTERDALSELNLWAETGGYPDRYRSFWLTIRSCRDTIASHRDTDPTLWELEYALMRYRYRDRYDPDEISDPPEDPPTADNPTLWLVAAGSQSDNLERTVGDPVPRETIEAHSAIELPVDGETDAVPVWGNTSDGDGGPTVANGDVLLLYRSGAFQYAGTVIAQEQNTTLGNEIWEENVDASGDTFTQIFYLGDVRPLALDRKEMNAILDYAPNYAQQGFTTPNDDAMALLTEKFGSIPEFVDAVTDRDVPDRYRRLADQLESTGQVILHGPPGTGKTFHATEFAEWWLNEQPGTRQTNEQVQLTTFHPSFSYEDFIEGVTARSRDGDIHYELDDGVFKRFCEGTLAWDGQEGTTAADMDSEPRYVFIIDEINRGNLASILGETVTLLEADKRAGARNEQSVQLAHSDTPFSIPSNVYIIGTMNTADRSIALIDAAIRRRFGFLHFPPSYDALREEHGFATEQAVTEALGEDTERGLAALSIRAVAELNARIRARQDLGRGKQLGHSYLFDCTTEADFIRAWKYELLPLLEEYFFGAFDELIGTLFTPAAALPLFDLDREHIRDVFGAPGESQTEAAALRASLRALVDGE, via the coding sequence ATGAACGCGGAGCAGCAAGAACACCTTCTCGACGCCTGGGATGCATTTGCTGAGGAGTCCGAATATATTGATGGCGATGGAAACAAGCGCGATTTCAAGGCACCCAAATCCGCACGCGAGAAGCGACTAAATGCCATCACAGAGCTCTTAGAGCGATTCCGCAACGGCTCCCTCTCGATGGATGGGTTTCGTGGAAAAATCGATACTGAGTCACGCCGCATCGACTATTGGGGCTTTTCGGGTGGCTCGCAGATGTTTTTCAACCAGCTGGTGAATGCCGCGGAGACGACAGGGACCGTCGACCAGACGACATCGATGTTACGCGATGTCGTTGAGCCGCCCGCGACCCCAACTGTCGCAAGCGAGCAAATCGAGCGGCTTTGTGAGCATCTGGAGCTGTTCCGCGATACGTTTGACGACGCCAATAAGCGGCCAAGCGCCGGATATGTGCCGATGTTTCTCTCCTGGCTGTGGCATGTGCAAGCCCCGAATACGGTGCCAGCCTACTACAAGACGGAGCGGGATGCCTTGTCGGAGCTGAATTTGTGGGCAGAGACTGGAGGATATCCCGACCGATATCGATCGTTTTGGCTCACGATTCGGAGCTGTCGGGATACGATCGCCTCACATCGAGACACGGATCCGACGCTGTGGGAGCTGGAGTACGCTCTCATGCGATACCGCTACCGGGATCGGTATGATCCCGATGAAATCTCTGACCCTCCAGAGGACCCACCAACCGCCGATAATCCGACCCTCTGGCTTGTTGCGGCGGGGTCGCAAAGCGACAATCTCGAGCGAACCGTTGGTGATCCTGTCCCCCGCGAGACGATCGAGGCACACTCTGCTATCGAGTTGCCCGTTGACGGGGAGACGGATGCGGTGCCAGTGTGGGGGAATACCAGCGATGGAGATGGTGGACCAACCGTCGCAAACGGCGACGTGTTACTCCTCTATCGGTCCGGCGCGTTCCAGTACGCGGGCACCGTGATTGCCCAGGAGCAAAACACCACGCTCGGGAACGAAATCTGGGAGGAGAATGTTGACGCGAGTGGCGATACCTTCACACAGATCTTCTATCTTGGCGATGTGCGGCCGTTAGCGTTAGATCGCAAGGAGATGAATGCCATCCTCGATTACGCACCGAACTACGCCCAACAGGGATTCACCACCCCAAATGATGATGCAATGGCGTTACTCACGGAGAAATTCGGCTCGATTCCCGAGTTTGTCGATGCGGTGACCGACCGTGATGTTCCGGACCGCTATCGGCGGTTGGCAGATCAACTGGAATCAACGGGCCAAGTCATTCTGCATGGCCCACCAGGCACGGGCAAAACGTTCCATGCGACTGAATTCGCTGAGTGGTGGCTCAACGAACAGCCAGGGACGCGACAGACGAACGAGCAAGTCCAGCTCACCACGTTCCATCCCTCGTTTAGTTATGAGGACTTCATCGAGGGGGTGACGGCGAGGAGCCGGGATGGCGATATCCATTACGAGCTTGATGATGGCGTGTTCAAGCGATTTTGCGAGGGAACGCTGGCGTGGGATGGCCAGGAGGGAACGACGGCCGCAGACATGGATAGTGAGCCACGCTATGTCTTCATCATCGACGAAATCAACCGCGGCAATCTCGCCAGCATCCTGGGTGAGACAGTGACGCTATTGGAGGCAGACAAGCGCGCCGGCGCCCGTAACGAACAGTCGGTGCAGCTGGCCCACTCGGATACACCGTTTTCGATTCCGTCGAACGTGTACATCATCGGGACGATGAACACCGCCGACCGGTCGATTGCGCTCATTGATGCAGCGATTCGGCGTCGCTTTGGCTTTCTGCACTTCCCGCCGTCGTATGATGCCTTGCGTGAGGAGCATGGCTTTGCGACCGAGCAAGCGGTGACGGAAGCCCTTGGAGAGGACACCGAACGTGGGTTAGCGGCACTCTCGATCCGTGCGGTGGCCGAGCTGAACGCGCGGATTCGTGCCCGGCAGGATCTGGGCCGTGGCAAGCAGCTGGGCCACTCGTATCTGTTTGACTGTACGACAGAGGCTGACTTCATTCGCGCCTGGAAATATGAGCTGTTGCCACTCCTCGAGGAGTACTTCTTTGGGGCGTTTGATGAGCTGATCGGGACGCTCTTCACCCCAGCGGCGGCGCTCCCACTGTTTGATCTAGACCGCGAACACATTCGCGATGTGTTTGGTGCCCCGGGTGAGTCACAAACCGAGGCGGCTGCCTTACGCGCCAGTCTCCGGGCGCTTGTTGATGGCGAATAG
- a CDS encoding McrC family protein — MANSTASPFVPAAVDGRWLRLAETHDSAVLTPSTADLELLRDLADDNRIELTELATGEYQLSTTGHAGVIALPDGPPIHIQPKVTGTALLQLLSYSTTSTMSTVDEAADIAAGTTFVDLLGMLFAEELTRVRRQGLASEYQRRQGTERHLRGQLALQRQLQQQGPAAPTFECDYETLTRDTPLNQAVLAAAQTLLRGAESPDLQQRLRGHVQALRRDVTLREVASHELDGIKLTRLTDHYDDILRLTRLVLANVFVEDLAPGEGRGYTLLLRMYDQFEAAVERAVTAAAGEYMVQTGYAAGFPDFLTGDFSVRPEPDAVIVDDAGTPQLVLDAKWKLLDGGGDWAPSTDDIYQMLAYQQHTDTPGVLVYPGEAAGIRGTAATAHDRELYVAELPVAGERPESFAAYCEAMDTALDDVVSTLIA, encoded by the coding sequence ATGGCGAATAGCACCGCGTCGCCGTTCGTCCCGGCGGCTGTTGATGGCCGATGGCTGCGGCTTGCGGAGACACATGACTCGGCTGTCCTCACTCCCTCAACGGCTGATCTGGAGCTGTTGCGTGACTTAGCCGACGACAACCGAATCGAGCTGACTGAGCTGGCGACGGGAGAGTATCAGCTCTCGACGACCGGGCACGCGGGGGTGATTGCACTTCCCGATGGCCCGCCGATTCATATTCAGCCGAAGGTGACAGGGACCGCCTTGCTGCAGTTGCTCTCATACAGTACGACATCCACGATGTCGACGGTGGATGAAGCGGCGGACATTGCGGCCGGCACAACGTTCGTCGATCTGCTTGGAATGTTGTTTGCCGAGGAGCTGACGCGGGTGCGTCGCCAGGGGCTCGCCAGTGAGTATCAGCGTCGCCAGGGAACCGAACGGCATCTACGCGGCCAGCTTGCATTGCAACGACAGCTCCAGCAACAGGGACCGGCCGCCCCTACGTTCGAATGCGACTATGAGACGCTGACGCGTGATACGCCACTTAATCAGGCAGTGTTGGCGGCTGCACAGACGCTCTTGCGCGGGGCAGAGTCGCCTGACTTGCAGCAACGACTCCGCGGCCATGTGCAGGCGCTCAGACGCGATGTGACACTGCGTGAGGTTGCATCCCACGAGCTCGATGGGATCAAGCTGACGCGGCTCACGGACCATTACGACGATATCCTGCGGCTCACGCGGCTTGTCCTCGCAAATGTATTCGTTGAAGATCTGGCGCCGGGCGAGGGGCGTGGCTACACGCTATTGCTTCGGATGTACGATCAGTTTGAGGCGGCGGTCGAGCGGGCGGTGACCGCGGCAGCCGGCGAGTACATGGTTCAGACAGGGTATGCAGCTGGGTTCCCTGATTTCCTGACCGGTGACTTCTCGGTGCGGCCGGAGCCCGATGCAGTGATTGTCGACGATGCCGGCACGCCCCAGCTCGTGCTTGATGCGAAATGGAAGCTGTTGGATGGGGGTGGTGACTGGGCACCGAGTACCGACGACATCTACCAGATGCTGGCGTATCAGCAACACACGGATACGCCGGGTGTGTTAGTGTATCCGGGCGAGGCGGCGGGAATTCGTGGTACGGCAGCGACGGCACATGATCGTGAGCTCTACGTTGCTGAGCTGCCGGTGGCGGGTGAGCGGCCGGAGTCGTTTGCGGCCTACTGTGAGGCAATGGATACGGCGTTAGATGACGTCGTCTCAACGTTGATTGCATGA